From Camelina sativa cultivar DH55 chromosome 7, Cs, whole genome shotgun sequence, one genomic window encodes:
- the LOC104699648 gene encoding probable pre-mRNA-splicing factor ATP-dependent RNA helicase DEAH2 isoform X4 codes for MGTERKRKISLFDVMDDPSATSKNTKINGLAESGISSLVNKWNGKPYSQRYYDILEKRKTLPVWLQKEEFLKTLNSNQTLILVGETGSGKTTQIPQFVIDAVDAETSDKRRKWLVGCTQPRRVAAMSVSRRVAEEMDVTIGEEVGYSIRFEDCSSPRTVLKYLTDGMLLREAMTDPLLERYKVIILDEAHERTLATDVLFGLLKEVLKNRPDLKLVVMSATLEAEKFQEYFSGAPLMKVPGRLHPVEIFYTQEPERDYLDSAIRTVVQIHLCEPPGDILVFLTGEEEIEDACRKINKEVGNLGDQVGPVKVVPLYSTLPPAMQQKIFDPAPEPVTEGGPPGRKIVVSTNIAETSLTIDGIVYVIDPGFAKQKVYNPRIRVESLLVSPISKASAHQRSGRAGRTRPGKCFRLYTEKSFNNDLQPQTYPEILRSNLANTVLTLKKLGIDDLVHFDFMDPPAPETLMRALEVLNYLGALDDEGNLTKTGEIMSEFPLDPQMAKMLIVSPEFNCSNEILSVSAMLSVSQLFSLMKQMVSVSSPLCIC; via the exons ATGGgtacagagagaaagaggaaaattaGTTTGTTCGATGTTATGGACGATCCATCGGCTACGTCAAAGAACACCAAAATCAATGGTCTTGCCGAGTCCGGAATCAGCAGTCTGGTCAATAAGTGGAACGGGAAGCCTTATTCCCAGAGGTATTATGACATTCTTGAGAAACGGAAGACTCTTCCTGTTTGGCTTCAAAAAGAAGAGTTTCTCAAAACTCTCAACAGCAATCAAACCCTTATTCTTGTCGGTGAGACCGGTAGTGGTAAAACTACTCAG aTCCCACAGTTTGTCATAGATGCTGTGGATGCTGAAACTTCGGATAAGCGTCGGAAGTGGTTGGTTGGATGCACACAGCCTCGTAGAGTTGCAGCCATGTCTGTGTCTCGTCGTGTTGCTGAAGAGATGGATGTTACTATTGGGGAAGAAGTTGGTTACAGCATCCGTTTTGAGGACTGCAGTAGCCCCCGAACGGTCCTTAA GTACTTGACTGATGGTATGCTCCTGAGAGAAGCAATGACGGATCCTCTCCTTGAGAGATACAAAGTGATTATTCTCGATGAAGCCCACGAGAGAACTCTAGCCACAGATGTGCTGTTTGGTCTTCTTAAAGAAGTGTTGAAAAATAGACCTGATCTTAAGTTAGTTGTGATGAGTGCTACTCTAGAAGCTGAAAAGTTTCAGGAGTATTTTAGCGGTGCTCCTCTGATGAAAGTTCCTGGTAGGCTTCATCCAGTTGAGATCTTCTACACTCAGGAGCCTGAGAGGGACTATCTTGATTCTGCGATTAGGACTGTTGTCCAGATCCACTTGTGTGAGCCACCTGGTGatattcttgttttcttaactggggaggaggagattgaagatgctTGCCGCAAAATCAATAAAGAGGTTGGTAATCTTGGGGATCAGGTGGGACCTGTTAAAGTTGTGCCACTGTATTCTACTCTTCCACCTGCCATGCAGCAGAAGATTTTTGATCCTGCTCCAGAGCCGGTAACTGAAGGTGGTCCTCCTGGGAGAAAGATTGTTGTCTCCACTAACATTGCTGAGACTTCCCTAACCATTGATGGGATTGTCTATGTCATTGACCCTGGGTTTGCTAAGCAGAAAGTTTACAACCCAAGAATCCGTGTTGAGTCGTTGTTGGTATCCCCGATTTCAAAGGCAAGTGCTCACCAGAGATCTGGTCGTGCCGGTAGAACGCGGCCTGGAAAATGCTTCAGGCTTTATACAGAGAAGAGTTTCAATAATGACTTGCAACCGCAGACCTATCCAGAAATATTGAGATCAAACCTTGCAAACACAGTTCTGACCTTGAAAAAACTGGGTATTGATGACTTGGTGCACTTCGATTTTATGGATCCCCCTGCTCCTGAAACGCTGATGCGAGCCTTGGAAGTTTTGAATTACCTGGGAGCACTGGACGATGAAGGTAACTTGACAAAGACAGGTGAGATAATGAGTGAGTTCCCATTGGATCCACAGATGGCAAAGATGCTCATAGTCAGTCCTGAATTCAATTGCTCGAACGAGATTCTCTCAGTTTCAGCCATGCTATCAG TTTCTCAGTTATTCTCTCTCATGAAGCAAATGGTATCAGTCTCATCGCCTCTATGCATCTGCTGA
- the LOC104699646 gene encoding putative F-box protein At1g71320, giving the protein MEEDKMNHHTITSEDILVEILQYLPTKQLAKLKAVSKQWRSVIETTYMSHKRLVRLGLPTPNTKLLVVHHQLSPDSDSTTLLLKTFSRDHDNNGRISLSSSSSYPFPDNPINNVECRGETTQILGTCDGLVLVGIYGFRYIYLINPTTGVHRTLSPQLSQWPTNNYEFHSRVNNPTIRKDRTLFQGDIKFYQQVELLALMPLSVGFGKDIITKSYKVILMYSEKYHIRGIGCFNSRFNVKVISLDNGEQRDAGWYSSDAYNICYEQTPVYANGSLFWFTLYCYIWKDKPLSELPSHLLAIDLHTEQFRWVSLPKCYTRYSRGVQMWSLNERLCLSDVLNIQCSSELDVWSLQKEDSSTQNWEKLFSFNILDISRLDAKCWMLGLRAAYFRRIEKGQDQVSSDILRTAICYSPTMISP; this is encoded by the exons ATGGAAGAAGACAAAATGAATCATCATACGATTACATCAGAGGATATTTTAGTAGAGATCCTTCAATATCTTCCAACGAAACAACTTGCTAAACTCAAGGCCGTGTCGAAACAATGGAGATCGGTGATCGAAACAACCTATATGTCCCACAAACGTCTCGTTAGATTGGGATTACCAACCCCGAACACGAAACTTCttgttgttcatcatcaacTGTCACCAGATTCTGACTCGACAACTTTGCTTTTGAAGACTTTTTCTAGAGATCACGACAACAACGGACGAATCAGTCTTTCTTCTTCGAGTTCATACCCTTTTCCTGATAATCCAATCAACAACGTCGAATGTCGAGGCGAAACCACCCAAATCTTAGGAACCTGCGACGGATTGGTCTTAGTTGGGATCTACGGTTTTAGGTACATTTACTTAATCAATCCAACAACGGGAGTGCATCGAACACTCTCTCCACAATTATCGCAGTGGCCCACAAATAATTATGAATTCCATAGTCGCGTAAATAATCCAACGATTAGAAAGGATCGGACACTTTTTCAAGGAGATATTAAGTTCTATCAACAAG TTGAATTATTGGCCCTAATGCCACTCTCCGTTGGATTTGGAAAAGACATTATTACAAAATCATACAAGGTCATTTTGATGTACTCGGAAAAATACCATATTCGTGGAATTGGATGTTTTAATAGCCGTTTCAATGTTAAAGTTATATCCCTTGATAATGGCGAGCAAAGAGACGCCGGTTGGTACAGTTCAGATGCCTACAATATTTGCTATGAACAAACACCCGTCTATGCAAACGGATCACTCTTCTGGTTTAcattatattgttatatttggaAAGATAAACCACTTTCAGAATTACCTTCGCATCTGTTAGCTATTGATCTACACACTGAACAATTTCGATGGGTATCACTACCGAAATGTTACACCCGTTACTCTCGTGGTGTGCAAATGTGGAGCCTAAATGAACGTTTGTGCTTATCAGATGTGCTAAACATACAATGTTCTTCGGAGTTAGACGTTTGGAGTTTACAAAAAGAAGATTCTTCTACTCAAAATTGGgagaaattattttcttttaatattttggatatcAGTAGATTAGATGCAAAATGTTGGATGCTTGGTCTAAGAGCTGCTTACTTTCGAAGGATTGAAAAGGGCCAAGATCAAGTGTCGTCTGATATTCTAAGAACGGCTATTTGTTATTCGCCGACTATGATTTCTCCGTAA
- the LOC104699648 gene encoding probable pre-mRNA-splicing factor ATP-dependent RNA helicase DEAH2 isoform X2, which translates to MGTERKRKISLFDVMDDPSATSKNTKINGLAESGISSLVNKWNGKPYSQRYYDILEKRKTLPVWLQKEEFLKTLNSNQTLILVGETGSGKTTQIPQFVIDAVDAETSDKRRKWLVGCTQPRRVAAMSVSRRVAEEMDVTIGEEVGYSIRFEDCSSPRTVLKYLTDGMLLREAMTDPLLERYKVIILDEAHERTLATDVLFGLLKEVLKNRPDLKLVVMSATLEAEKFQEYFSGAPLMKVPGRLHPVEIFYTQEPERDYLDSAIRTVVQIHLCEPPGDILVFLTGEEEIEDACRKINKEVGNLGDQVGPVKVVPLYSTLPPAMQQKIFDPAPEPVTEGGPPGRKIVVSTNIAETSLTIDGIVYVIDPGFAKQKVYNPRIRVESLLVSPISKASAHQRSGRAGRTRPGKCFRLYTEKSFNNDLQPQTYPEILRSNLANTVLTLKKLGIDDLVHFDFMDPPAPETLMRALEVLNYLGALDDEGNLTKTGEIMSEFPLDPQMAKMLIVSPEFNCSNEILSVSAMLSVPNCFIRPREAQKAADEAKARFGHIDGDHLTLLNVYHAFKQNNEDPNWCYENFINNRAMKSADNVRQQLVRIMSRFNLKMCSTDFNSRDYYINIRKAMLAGYFMQVAHLERTGHYLTVKDNQVVHLHPSNCLDHKPEWVIYNEYVLTTRNFIRTVTDIRGEWLVDVARHYYDLSNFPNCEAKRVLEKLYKKREREKDESKNRK; encoded by the exons ATGGgtacagagagaaagaggaaaattaGTTTGTTCGATGTTATGGACGATCCATCGGCTACGTCAAAGAACACCAAAATCAATGGTCTTGCCGAGTCCGGAATCAGCAGTCTGGTCAATAAGTGGAACGGGAAGCCTTATTCCCAGAGGTATTATGACATTCTTGAGAAACGGAAGACTCTTCCTGTTTGGCTTCAAAAAGAAGAGTTTCTCAAAACTCTCAACAGCAATCAAACCCTTATTCTTGTCGGTGAGACCGGTAGTGGTAAAACTACTCAG aTCCCACAGTTTGTCATAGATGCTGTGGATGCTGAAACTTCGGATAAGCGTCGGAAGTGGTTGGTTGGATGCACACAGCCTCGTAGAGTTGCAGCCATGTCTGTGTCTCGTCGTGTTGCTGAAGAGATGGATGTTACTATTGGGGAAGAAGTTGGTTACAGCATCCGTTTTGAGGACTGCAGTAGCCCCCGAACGGTCCTTAA GTACTTGACTGATGGTATGCTCCTGAGAGAAGCAATGACGGATCCTCTCCTTGAGAGATACAAAGTGATTATTCTCGATGAAGCCCACGAGAGAACTCTAGCCACAGATGTGCTGTTTGGTCTTCTTAAAGAAGTGTTGAAAAATAGACCTGATCTTAAGTTAGTTGTGATGAGTGCTACTCTAGAAGCTGAAAAGTTTCAGGAGTATTTTAGCGGTGCTCCTCTGATGAAAGTTCCTGGTAGGCTTCATCCAGTTGAGATCTTCTACACTCAGGAGCCTGAGAGGGACTATCTTGATTCTGCGATTAGGACTGTTGTCCAGATCCACTTGTGTGAGCCACCTGGTGatattcttgttttcttaactggggaggaggagattgaagatgctTGCCGCAAAATCAATAAAGAGGTTGGTAATCTTGGGGATCAGGTGGGACCTGTTAAAGTTGTGCCACTGTATTCTACTCTTCCACCTGCCATGCAGCAGAAGATTTTTGATCCTGCTCCAGAGCCGGTAACTGAAGGTGGTCCTCCTGGGAGAAAGATTGTTGTCTCCACTAACATTGCTGAGACTTCCCTAACCATTGATGGGATTGTCTATGTCATTGACCCTGGGTTTGCTAAGCAGAAAGTTTACAACCCAAGAATCCGTGTTGAGTCGTTGTTGGTATCCCCGATTTCAAAGGCAAGTGCTCACCAGAGATCTGGTCGTGCCGGTAGAACGCGGCCTGGAAAATGCTTCAGGCTTTATACAGAGAAGAGTTTCAATAATGACTTGCAACCGCAGACCTATCCAGAAATATTGAGATCAAACCTTGCAAACACAGTTCTGACCTTGAAAAAACTGGGTATTGATGACTTGGTGCACTTCGATTTTATGGATCCCCCTGCTCCTGAAACGCTGATGCGAGCCTTGGAAGTTTTGAATTACCTGGGAGCACTGGACGATGAAGGTAACTTGACAAAGACAGGTGAGATAATGAGTGAGTTCCCATTGGATCCACAGATGGCAAAGATGCTCATAGTCAGTCCTGAATTCAATTGCTCGAACGAGATTCTCTCAGTTTCAGCCATGCTATCAG TACCGAATTGCTTTATTCGGCCTAGAGAGGCTCAAAAAGCAGCAGATGAAGCTAAAGCTAGGTTTGGACACATTGATGGAGATCACCTCACATTGTTGAACGTCTACCACGCTTTTAAGCAAAACA ATGAAGATCCAAATTGGTGCTATGAAAACTTCATCAACAATAGAGCGATGAAATCTGCAGACAATGTTAGACAGCAGCTAGTCCGGATAATGTCAAGGTTCAACCTGAAGATGTGCAGCACTGATTTTAACAGCCGCGACTACTACATCAACATAAGGAAGGCCATGCTTGCTGGTTATTTCATGCAAGTGGCTCACTTAGAACGCACTGGGCATTACTTGACAGTCAAAGACAACCAA GTGGTTCATTTGCATCCATCAAATTGCTTGGATCACAAACCTGAGTGGGTAATCTACAACGAATATGTTTTGACTACCCGGAATTTCATCAGAACTGTGACAGATATTCGCGGTGAATG GCTAGTAGACGTTGCTCGTCATTACTACGATCTTTCTAACTTTCCCAACTGTGAAGCCAAACGTGTCCTCGAGAAGCTTtataagaagagagaaagggagaaggATGAGAGCAAGAACAGGAAGTGA
- the LOC104704134 gene encoding LOW QUALITY PROTEIN: probable WRKY transcription factor 68 (The sequence of the model RefSeq protein was modified relative to this genomic sequence to represent the inferred CDS: inserted 1 base in 1 codon), whose protein sequence is MENAGAGVPFYDLGQTRVYPLFSDFHHLSAERYPVGFMDLLGVHRHSLTHTPLMHFPTTTPKSSSSEAVNEDHEKKRDNEEEEEEEEEEEEQQHKTYKRFKTTKTSEKTKLKVPKVSFITKSEVLNLDDGYKWRKYGXKPVRNSPFPRNYYRCTTTWCDVKKRVERSFSDPSSVITTYEGQHSHPRPVPKGDSLGFNGSASRAHFGLPTLPPQLLDYNNHQQQGQSSFGAGYIIRQEKGSDDDDHDDPVVKKSRTRDLLDGAGSVKEHGLLQDVVSSHIIKDEC, encoded by the exons ATGGAGAATGCTGGTGCTGGGGTGCCGTTTTACGATTTAGGGCAAACAAGGGTTTACCCACTCTTCTCTGATTTCCACCATCTATCGGCGGAGAGGTATCCGGTAGGGTTCATGGATTTACTTGGTGTTCATCGTCATTCCCTCACCCATACGCCGCTGATGCACTTTCCCACGACTACACCTAAATCGTCCTCGAGCGAAGCTGTGAATGAAGAtcatgaaaagaagagagacaacgaggaggaagaagaagaagaagaagaagaagaagaacagcaaCATAAGACATATAAGAG GTTTAAAACAACTAAGACTAGTGAAAAGACGAAGTTGAAGGTGCCAAAAGTGTCATTCATCACCAAGAGTGAGGTTCTTAATCTAGATGATGGTTACAAATGGAGAAAATACG CAAAACCTGTCAGAAACAGCCCTTTTCCAAG GAATTATTACCGTTGCACAACAACTTGGTGTGACGTGAAGAAGAGAGTGGAGAGATCATTCAGTGATCCAAGCAGTGTAATCACCACTTACGAAGGCCAACACTCTCATCCTCGTCCAGTACCCAAAGGAGACAGCCTTGGATTCAATGGCTCAGCTTCTAGAGCCCACTTTGGCCTCCCTACACTCCCTCCTCAGCTTTTAGATTACAAcaaccatcaacaacaaggGCAGTCTTCTTTTGGAGCTGGGTACATTATCCGGCAAGAAAAAggatctgatgatgatgatcatgatgatcCTGTAGTGAAGAAGAGTCGAACTCGGGATCTGCTGGATGGAGCTGGTTCAGTCAAAGAACATGGCCTTCTTCAAGATGTTGTTTCCTCTCATATCATTAAGGATGAGTGTTAG
- the LOC104699648 gene encoding probable pre-mRNA-splicing factor ATP-dependent RNA helicase DEAH2 isoform X3: MGTERKRKISLFDVMDDPSATSKNTKINGLAESGISSLVNKWNGKPYSQRYYDILEKRKTLPVWLQKEEFLKTLNSNQTLILVGETGSGKTTQIPQFVIDAVDAETSDKRRKWLVGCTQPRRVAAMSVSRRVAEEMDVTIGEEVGYSIRFEDCSSPRTVLKYLTDGMLLREAMTDPLLERYKVIILDEAHERTLATDVLFGLLKEVLKNRPDLKLVVMSATLEAEKFQEYFSGAPLMKVPGRLHPVEIFYTQEPERDYLDSAIRTVVQIHLCEPPGDILVFLTGEEEIEDACRKINKEVGNLGDQVGPVKVVPLYSTLPPAMQQKIFDPAPEPVTEGGPPGRKIVVSTNIAETSLTIDGIVYVIDPGFAKQKVYNPRIRVESLLVSPISKASAHQRSGRAGRTRPGKCFRLYTEKSFNNDLQPQTYPEILRSNLANTVLTLKKLGIDDLVHFDFMDPPAPETLMRALEVLNYLGALDDEGNLTKTGEIMSEFPLDPQMAKMLIVSPEFNCSNEILSVSAMLSDSCSFSVILSHEANGISLIASMHLLTSSMDLFCYYIYQFFL; the protein is encoded by the exons ATGGgtacagagagaaagaggaaaattaGTTTGTTCGATGTTATGGACGATCCATCGGCTACGTCAAAGAACACCAAAATCAATGGTCTTGCCGAGTCCGGAATCAGCAGTCTGGTCAATAAGTGGAACGGGAAGCCTTATTCCCAGAGGTATTATGACATTCTTGAGAAACGGAAGACTCTTCCTGTTTGGCTTCAAAAAGAAGAGTTTCTCAAAACTCTCAACAGCAATCAAACCCTTATTCTTGTCGGTGAGACCGGTAGTGGTAAAACTACTCAG aTCCCACAGTTTGTCATAGATGCTGTGGATGCTGAAACTTCGGATAAGCGTCGGAAGTGGTTGGTTGGATGCACACAGCCTCGTAGAGTTGCAGCCATGTCTGTGTCTCGTCGTGTTGCTGAAGAGATGGATGTTACTATTGGGGAAGAAGTTGGTTACAGCATCCGTTTTGAGGACTGCAGTAGCCCCCGAACGGTCCTTAA GTACTTGACTGATGGTATGCTCCTGAGAGAAGCAATGACGGATCCTCTCCTTGAGAGATACAAAGTGATTATTCTCGATGAAGCCCACGAGAGAACTCTAGCCACAGATGTGCTGTTTGGTCTTCTTAAAGAAGTGTTGAAAAATAGACCTGATCTTAAGTTAGTTGTGATGAGTGCTACTCTAGAAGCTGAAAAGTTTCAGGAGTATTTTAGCGGTGCTCCTCTGATGAAAGTTCCTGGTAGGCTTCATCCAGTTGAGATCTTCTACACTCAGGAGCCTGAGAGGGACTATCTTGATTCTGCGATTAGGACTGTTGTCCAGATCCACTTGTGTGAGCCACCTGGTGatattcttgttttcttaactggggaggaggagattgaagatgctTGCCGCAAAATCAATAAAGAGGTTGGTAATCTTGGGGATCAGGTGGGACCTGTTAAAGTTGTGCCACTGTATTCTACTCTTCCACCTGCCATGCAGCAGAAGATTTTTGATCCTGCTCCAGAGCCGGTAACTGAAGGTGGTCCTCCTGGGAGAAAGATTGTTGTCTCCACTAACATTGCTGAGACTTCCCTAACCATTGATGGGATTGTCTATGTCATTGACCCTGGGTTTGCTAAGCAGAAAGTTTACAACCCAAGAATCCGTGTTGAGTCGTTGTTGGTATCCCCGATTTCAAAGGCAAGTGCTCACCAGAGATCTGGTCGTGCCGGTAGAACGCGGCCTGGAAAATGCTTCAGGCTTTATACAGAGAAGAGTTTCAATAATGACTTGCAACCGCAGACCTATCCAGAAATATTGAGATCAAACCTTGCAAACACAGTTCTGACCTTGAAAAAACTGGGTATTGATGACTTGGTGCACTTCGATTTTATGGATCCCCCTGCTCCTGAAACGCTGATGCGAGCCTTGGAAGTTTTGAATTACCTGGGAGCACTGGACGATGAAGGTAACTTGACAAAGACAGGTGAGATAATGAGTGAGTTCCCATTGGATCCACAGATGGCAAAGATGCTCATAGTCAGTCCTGAATTCAATTGCTCGAACGAGATTCTCTCAGTTTCAGCCATGCTATCAG ATAGTTGCAGTTTCTCAGTTATTCTCTCTCATGAAGCAAATGGTATCAGTCTCATCGCCTCTATGCATCTGCTGACCTCTTCCATGGACCTCttctgttattatatatacCAATTCTTTCTCTAG
- the LOC104699647 gene encoding peptidyl-prolyl cis-trans isomerase G, with translation MESTRSDPELDDDFSEIYKEYTGPASTVTNNNTTQEKDKPIIKQRSEERFDEEEQLPDPNSVPTDFTSREAKVWEAKSKATERNWKKRKEEEMICKICGESGHFTQGCPSTLGANRKSQEFFERVPARDKNVRDLFTEKVIERIERETGCKIKMDDKFIIVSGKDRLILRKGVDAVHKVKEDGEMKSSSASHRSRSRSPRRTSVGPPRARNSEPQGQHPPSHGSSSSFSERSGRQDKFVDNRVREENRVRENQRNVYRGSPQAYGSDRGRSRSTHSKSPGRPRYSGWDKPYDWQKSEVSGYRSERWDQERMGGSSDIQVSQQFERPPFPQSLEELELEYTRDAMELEKKRDKEEDEENIKHRETIRELRESYMKKLAGLRGMNAKQWDEFLQLDAQRRQQQSRQQNSGLSYGNYRQFPPYAEFDDGYSANPPPYGGNNVPTDSVGRYPNHVKNYPSRNQDNSYGTGFQRQRREDYGKAYNRY, from the exons ATGGAAAGCACTAGATCGGACCCAGAGCTTGATGATGACTTTAGTGAAATCTACAAGGAGTATACTGGTCCTGCAAGTACTGtcaccaacaacaacactacCCAAGAAAAAGACAAACCTATAATCAAACAACGGTCTGAAGAAAGATTTGATGAAGAGGAGCAACTACCTGACCCTAATTCTGTACCAACCGATTTCACTAGCCGAGAAGCTAAGGTTTGGGAGGCTAAGTCGAAAGCTACTGAGAGGAactggaagaagagaaaagaagaagaaatgatctgTAAAATTTGTGGCGAGTCTGGTCATTTTACTCAG gGTTGTCCATCAACTCTTGGTGCTAATAGGAAGTCACAAGAATTCTTTGAAAGGGTACCGGCTAGGGACAAGAATGTAAGGGATTTGTTTACGGAGAAAGTTATTGAAAGGATTGAAAGGGAGACTGGCTGCAAGATTAAAATGGATGATAAGTTCATAATTGTTAGTGGCAAGGACAGATTAATCTTGAGGAAAGGTGTTGATGCTGTTCACAAGGTTAAGGAGGATGGTGAGATGAAAAGCTCTTCTGCTTCTCACAGGAGCAGATCAAGGTCACCTAGGCGAACTTCTGTTGGTCCACCACGTGCTCGAAACTCCGAACCTCAAGGACAGCACCCGCCATCACATGGTTCATCATCAAGTTTCTCAGAGCGTTCTGGAAGGCAAGATAAGTTTGTGGATAATCGTGTGCGCGAAGAGAATCGTGTTCGTGAGAATCAGCGAAATGTTTATCGAGGATCACCACAAG CTTATGGTAGTGACAGAGGTCGGAGTCGTTCCACACATTCAAAATCTCCAGGGAGACCACGTTATAGTGGATGGGATAAACCGTATGATTGGCAAAAGTCTGAGGTGAGTGGTTATAGGTCTGAAAGATGGGATCAAGAGAGAATGGGTGGCTCCAGCGACATTCAGGTGAGTCAACAGTTTGAACGCCCTCCTTTCCCACAGTCGTTAGAAGAACTAGAATTGGAATATACGAGGGATGCAATGGAGCTTGAAAAGAAACGtgataaggaagaagatgaggagaacATCAAGCATCGTGAG ACAATCCGGGAACTGAGAGAGAGTTACATGAAGAAACTGGCTGGGCTAAGGGGTATGAATGCTAAACAATGGGACGAATTCCTTCAACTCGATGCTCAGAGACGTCAACAGCAATCACGGCAGCAAAACTCTGGTTTGAGTTATGGTAACTATAGACAGTTTCCTCCTTATGCTGAGTTTGATGATGGATACTCTGCCAATCCTCCTCCCTATGGTGGAAACAATGTGCCAACAGATTCCGTGGGCAGATATCCAAACCATGTAAAAAACTATCCTTCAAGGAATCAAGACAACAGTTATGGTACCGGGTTCCAACGCCAGAGACGTGAGGACTATGGAAAAGCCTACAATCGTTATTAG